The nucleotide window AGGGATGTTGAGAATGAACAGAGAAGGCCATCTGAAATCAGAACAGAATACACATTCGAAATTACACCATAGAAAAGGCTGGAAGGTGCTTGCGATTACCCTTGGAGCTTGCGTGATATTATCTGCTTGCGGCAACAGCAACTCGATTACTTCCGACGAGGCGGAGCAGCGGTCATCCGAACAGACGTCCAATAATGAAGCGAGCGAGAACTCCGATCAGGAGCAGAACTCAAGTTCAGAGGTGAGCACGATGGTTACACCAGACAATTTCATAGATACGTTGATGAACGGTTCAAAGGATGCAATCTATAGTCAGTTTTCTCCGGAATTGAAGGGAACGTTAACGTTGGAACAATTCAAGGAAGCTGCTAACCAGTTTCTGGAGGGTGTGGAATCTTGGGAGCTAGTGGTAGATGCGGAAATGAATCAAATAACCGAGTATAGCTGGAAGGATCAGACTGGAACGAAAGGTGTTCAAGTTTATTTTTCTGAAGAAAATCAGATTGAAGGTCTCTTAATTCAGCCGCTGGAAACTTATGAGGACACGGATGCCAAATTCACCAAAACAGAGTTCCAATTCCCCATGAAGGGGGAATGGT belongs to Paenibacillus sp. FSL H8-0079 and includes:
- a CDS encoding peptidoglycan DD-metalloendopeptidase family protein, whose translation is MNREGHLKSEQNTHSKLHHRKGWKVLAITLGACVILSACGNSNSITSDEAEQRSSEQTSNNEASENSDQEQNSSSEVSTMVTPDNFIDTLMNGSKDAIYSQFSPELKGTLTLEQFKEAANQFLEGVESWELVVDAEMNQITEYSWKDQTGTKGVQVYFSEENQIEGLLIQPLETYEDTDAKFTKTEFQFPMKGEWYVFWGGNDVLSNYHYAHETQRYALDIVRTQNNSSYEGDTKANENYYAFGEPLYAAADGTVVEIKNDIPDNVPGVMNPEEPAGNYVVIDHGNGEYSITGHIKEGSVSVKKGDKLKQGDPIGELGNSGNSSEAHLHFQVSDGPDLFTSRSINIRWADQTQQLTRGNTIQGLPE